From the Ferrigenium kumadai genome, one window contains:
- a CDS encoding MraY family glycosyltransferase, with amino-acid sequence MIHYAPLISALVSILLISFLLSSKAGKSIQDIPNERSLHSAPIPRIGGVGLMAGTLSGWIFVPGVWVWWAVLPMLILCGVSLHDDMRGLPVRQRLMAHFVAAVLWIAGSGLLTQYGIWVGVVALLFVVWMTNLYNFMDGSDGLAGGMALFGFACYGVAALIAHDDTLAMQNFCIAAAALGFLYHNFPPAKVFMGDAGSIPLGFLASAMGLWGWQQGHWAAWFPLLVFSPFIVDASATLVKRSLRGAKVTEAHREHYYQRAIQLGWGHRKVALAEYVLMASAGVSALWALRRDDMVLVIAPLWLAIYIILMRWLDARWLTRAGG; translated from the coding sequence ATGATCCATTACGCACCACTGATTTCCGCCCTGGTTTCCATCCTGTTGATCTCTTTCTTGCTTTCCAGCAAGGCGGGGAAATCCATTCAAGATATTCCTAACGAGCGTTCCCTGCATTCCGCACCCATCCCCCGAATAGGTGGAGTAGGACTGATGGCAGGTACGCTGTCGGGCTGGATATTTGTCCCGGGTGTATGGGTATGGTGGGCGGTGTTGCCGATGTTGATCCTGTGCGGCGTTTCACTGCACGATGACATGCGAGGCCTTCCCGTGCGTCAGCGCTTGATGGCCCATTTCGTAGCCGCTGTCCTTTGGATCGCCGGTTCCGGTTTGCTTACGCAATATGGAATATGGGTAGGGGTGGTGGCGTTGCTGTTCGTGGTATGGATGACCAACCTCTATAACTTCATGGATGGTTCGGATGGACTGGCGGGAGGCATGGCGCTGTTCGGCTTTGCGTGCTATGGCGTTGCGGCGCTGATCGCTCATGACGATACGCTTGCGATGCAGAACTTCTGCATCGCAGCGGCGGCGCTGGGCTTTCTATACCATAATTTCCCCCCTGCGAAAGTATTCATGGGCGATGCCGGTTCCATCCCGCTTGGTTTTCTTGCTTCAGCGATGGGGCTGTGGGGGTGGCAGCAAGGCCATTGGGCGGCGTGGTTTCCGTTGCTGGTGTTTTCGCCCTTTATTGTGGATGCCAGCGCAACGCTGGTGAAGCGAAGCCTGCGAGGGGCGAAGGTAACCGAGGCTCACCGTGAACATTACTATCAGCGCGCGATACAGCTGGGTTGGGGGCATCGCAAAGTGGCGTTGGCAGAATATGTTTTGATGGCGAGCGCCGGCGTTAGCGCACTGTGGGCATTGCGGAGGGACGACATGGTGCTAGTCATCGCACCGCTGTGGCTGGCAATCTATATTATTCTGATGCGCTGGCTGGATGCGCGTTGGCTGACCCGGGCAGGCGGGTAA